The nucleotide window AGCAGTTAGAAGTGCAGATTTGATATTACTTGCAGTTGATGTCTTCTCATTAGAGCATTTGCCAGTTATTGAAAAGGAGTTATTTAATGTGGGTATTAGATTGGATCAGCAACCACCAGATGTAAAAATTGTTAGAAAGGAAAGGGGAGGAATAACTGTAAATACAACAGTTCCATTAACCCATTTAGATGAAGAGACCATAGTGGCAATTTTGAATGAATATAAGATACACAATGCAGATATTGTGATTAGGGAAGATATAACCGCAGACCAACTTATCGATGTTATTATGGAAAATAGGGTTTATATTCCATCCTTGGTTGTTGTAAACAAGATTGATTTAGCAACTGAGGAGCAATTAAAGGAGATTGAGGAGAAATTAAAGGATAGGCCCCACGTTCTTGTATCGGGGCATAGAGAGATTAACCTTGATAAATTAAAAGAGGCAATATATAACACACTTGGATTTATAAAGATATATTTAAAACCCCAAGGAAAGAAACCTGATTTTGATGAACCTCTCATCATGTTAAGAGGTTCAATTGTTAGAGATGTATGTAATAAATTGCACAGGGATTTCGTTGAGAACTTTAGATATGCCCAAGTTTGGGGTAAATCAGCAAAACACCCTGGGCAAAGGGTT belongs to Methanotorris formicicus Mc-S-70 and includes:
- a CDS encoding OBG GTPase family GTP-binding protein, whose protein sequence is MGIEEEIRRIEEELKNTPYNKATQKHIGRLKAKLAKLREEQHRQRGGGGGGGYAVKKSGDATVAFVGFPSVGKSTLLNKLTNAYSEVGAYAFTTLKIVPGIMEYKGAKIQVLDAPGIITGASSGKGRGSEVLAAVRSADLILLAVDVFSLEHLPVIEKELFNVGIRLDQQPPDVKIVRKERGGITVNTTVPLTHLDEETIVAILNEYKIHNADIVIREDITADQLIDVIMENRVYIPSLVVVNKIDLATEEQLKEIEEKLKDRPHVLVSGHREINLDKLKEAIYNTLGFIKIYLKPQGKKPDFDEPLIMLRGSIVRDVCNKLHRDFVENFRYAQVWGKSAKHPGQRVGLDHVLEDEDILTIVIKRSK